One Actinosynnema pretiosum DNA segment encodes these proteins:
- a CDS encoding response regulator transcription factor, translating to MARILIAEDEERIASFVRKGLTANGFATTVVGDGEAALGYALSGGFDLVLLDIGLPVLDGFAVLARLRERGCATPVIILTAQDSVRATVAGLEGGADDYMTKPFRFEELLARVRLRLRSPEAVVERTVLRAGGLALDLRTRRVDVDGVAVDLTAREFALLELLLRHHRRVLSREQILSHVWGYDFDPGSNIVDVYVRALRRKIGAGRIRTARGMGYSFDAG from the coding sequence GTGGCGCGAATCCTGATCGCCGAGGACGAGGAGCGGATCGCCTCGTTCGTGCGCAAGGGGCTGACCGCGAACGGGTTCGCCACGACCGTGGTGGGCGACGGCGAGGCGGCGCTCGGGTACGCGCTCAGCGGCGGGTTCGACCTGGTGCTGCTGGACATCGGGCTGCCGGTGCTGGACGGGTTCGCCGTGCTGGCGCGGTTGCGGGAGCGCGGGTGCGCGACGCCGGTGATCATCCTGACCGCGCAGGACTCGGTGCGGGCGACCGTGGCCGGGCTGGAGGGCGGGGCGGACGACTACATGACCAAGCCGTTCCGGTTCGAGGAGCTGCTGGCGCGGGTGCGGCTGCGGTTGCGCTCGCCGGAGGCGGTGGTCGAGCGGACCGTGCTGCGGGCAGGCGGTCTGGCGCTGGACCTGCGGACGCGGCGGGTGGACGTGGACGGGGTGGCGGTGGACCTGACGGCGCGCGAGTTCGCGCTGCTGGAGCTGCTGCTGCGGCACCACCGGCGGGTGCTGTCGCGGGAGCAGATCCTGTCGCACGTGTGGGGCTACGACTTCGATCCGGGGTCGAACATCGTGGACGTGTACGTGCGGGCGCTGCGGCGCAAGATCGGGGCTGGGCGGATCCGGACGGCGCGCGGCATGGGGTACTCGTTCGACGCGGGGTGA
- a CDS encoding sensor histidine kinase, with protein sequence MADPDTPTVTLDTTLATRPAPRRKRAVPARVRIMGWLLLLVAVVSLSTTLVTRNLLLREVDRDVRSALEQEAAELDQVLAEGVDRATGQPFADVRQALSAHLSRQYVDDDEVIVAWTPQSGPMLQDRAEPFRLGAHPEVLDPILASPDHSGASATPAGELRWIRVDATGAAGDRGALVVGYLVDRDRAEVASTVRVLLGVGLLGVVLAGASAWFVAGQILSPVRLVRRAAAEITEHDLTRRITVEGRDDVAALAEQFNAMLDRLERAFATQRRFLDDAGHELRTPITIVSGHLELLGEDPVERAEAVRLCLDELDRMNRMVNDLLLLAKAEQPDFIDARPVEVAELTGDVYAKVRAIGDRRWRLESIGEGVALLDEQRVTQAVVQLAQNAVQHSPEGSEVLIGSLVRPAPGGGSVSFWVADRGPGVRPEDAVAIFERFSRGSTGGAPGHRAGAGLGLAIVRAIAEAHGGFVRLTSAPGAGARFAVEVPLRVPEGEGATVRLPVGGTSGGGSWRES encoded by the coding sequence ATGGCCGACCCCGACACACCCACCGTCACCCTGGACACCACCCTCGCCACCCGCCCCGCGCCCCGCCGCAAGCGGGCCGTCCCCGCGCGGGTGCGGATCATGGGCTGGCTGCTGCTCCTGGTCGCCGTGGTCTCCCTGTCCACCACCCTGGTGACCCGCAACCTGCTGCTGCGCGAGGTCGACCGGGACGTCCGCTCCGCGCTGGAGCAGGAGGCCGCCGAGCTGGACCAGGTGCTCGCCGAGGGCGTAGACCGGGCGACCGGGCAGCCGTTCGCCGACGTCCGGCAGGCCCTGTCCGCGCACCTGAGCCGCCAGTACGTGGACGACGACGAGGTCATCGTGGCCTGGACCCCGCAGTCCGGCCCGATGCTCCAGGACCGCGCCGAGCCGTTCCGCCTGGGCGCGCACCCCGAGGTCCTCGACCCGATCCTGGCCTCCCCCGACCACAGCGGCGCGTCCGCCACCCCGGCCGGTGAGCTGCGCTGGATCAGGGTGGACGCCACCGGCGCGGCGGGCGACCGGGGCGCGCTGGTCGTGGGCTACCTGGTGGACCGGGACCGGGCCGAGGTGGCGTCGACGGTGCGCGTGCTGCTGGGCGTGGGCCTGCTCGGGGTGGTGCTGGCGGGCGCGTCGGCGTGGTTCGTGGCGGGGCAGATCCTGAGCCCGGTGCGGCTGGTGCGCCGGGCCGCCGCCGAGATCACCGAGCACGACCTGACCCGCCGCATCACCGTGGAGGGGCGCGACGACGTCGCCGCGCTGGCCGAGCAGTTCAACGCGATGCTGGACCGGCTGGAGCGGGCGTTCGCCACGCAGCGGCGGTTCCTGGACGACGCGGGCCACGAGCTGCGCACGCCGATCACGATCGTCTCCGGCCACCTGGAGCTGCTGGGCGAGGACCCGGTGGAGCGGGCCGAGGCGGTGCGGCTGTGCCTGGACGAGCTGGACCGGATGAACCGCATGGTCAACGACCTGCTGCTGCTGGCCAAGGCCGAGCAGCCGGACTTCATCGACGCGCGGCCGGTGGAGGTGGCCGAGCTGACCGGTGACGTGTACGCGAAGGTGCGGGCCATCGGGGACCGGCGGTGGCGGCTGGAGTCGATCGGGGAGGGCGTGGCGCTGCTGGACGAGCAGCGCGTCACCCAGGCCGTGGTGCAGCTGGCGCAGAACGCCGTGCAGCACAGCCCGGAGGGCTCGGAGGTGCTGATCGGGTCGCTGGTGCGGCCCGCGCCCGGTGGCGGCTCGGTGTCGTTCTGGGTGGCCGACCGGGGGCCGGGCGTGCGGCCGGAGGACGCGGTGGCGATCTTCGAGCGGTTCAGCCGGGGCTCGACGGGCGGCGCGCCGGGGCACCGGGCGGGCGCCGGGCTGGGGCTGGCGATCGTGCGGGCCATCGCCGAGGCGCACGGCGGGTTCGTGCGGCTGACGTCGGCGCCGGGCGCGGGGGCGCGGTTCGCGGTGGAGGTGCCGCTGCGGGTTCCGGAGGGCGAGGGGGCGACGGTGCGGCTGCCGGTCGGCGGGACGTCGGGAGGTGGGTCGTGGCGCGAATCCTGA